In the Fibrobacter succinogenes genome, GCGACAATCGCAAAAATCGTCACAAGTGATATTTCTGAACGCGCTATCGCAATCATCAAGCACAACGTAGAATGCAGTCCGCTCGCAAGCACCTCTCCGAACGGCGACAAGCCCACCATCAACCCGCAGCTCAAAGATTTTTTCAGCTACACCGCAAAAGAAATCGCAGACACTAGCAAAGAAGCCTCGCCCATTATCGTACTGAATCCGCCATACGGAAAGCGCCTTGACTTTGACGCACCAAAGCTTTATATAAAAATAGGCCGCAAGCTAACAGAACTAGCCCACGACCTAAAACAGTTCAACAAGACTCTTACCGTCGCAATCCTTGCGCCCAAAGACGACAGCCGAGAAGGTTCCAAATACACCTGCACATCGAACTTGTTACGCGAATGCGCAGCACTTTCACCGGAACACAACTCCGCCGCAAAAATAATCGCCACAAGCCACGGCGGCTTCAGCCTAAATGTATTTATTGCCCAATTAAACTATTAATAGTCTTTATCGATTTCCACGCCTATATTATCAGGAGAGCCACATAAGAACATGTGGCAATCATATTCTTCCACGCTCATTCGAGGCGGCTGATATTTCTTTTTGCCCTTGTTCAAAGTTTCTGCAATAAATTTATTTTGTTCATTTTTTTCAAGCATTCAAAGCCCCTTATTTAATAATTACATGTTTACCATTATGATAATAATTTCCTCGTGCAGTCGGCTTCGCTTTCAAGCGACGGCCCTTCACATCGAACCAGCCGTTCAAACGAATTTCTCCCGTCACTGTATCAAACGTTCCTGAATCCACGACATTATCATTTTCATCGACGATTTCAACATGGATTTCTCTGGAAATTCCCGAGCCGAAACCGCCCAAAGACCCGTTCTGCGCTTTTTTCAAGGCTCTGTTATTATTTATCAAATACCCACGTAACGGATGTATATAAGCCTCAACACCAGCCTTCACAAATTCGCCAACACGCTTATTATTGCGTTCTTCACCGGCAAAACCATAAACATAACCCAAATCAGCAGGTGTATTGCCGAAAACTTTATAACGATACACGCCCCTGTATTCCCAATTATTATAGGTTGTCAAAGGTTCAGGAGTCTGAGGTTCAACCTCGGTATTTAACGTTACAGGGCCGATAAAATTCAAGTCCGTTTCTGCAGGCATTACAAAATAAGGGATATTCGCTTGGACTTTGGGCGTATAGATTCGTTGAATTTTAACAGTCCATTTTTTATCGAACTCACCAATGGTGAAGAATCTATATATCTTGCCACCCTTAAACTTAGACGTATCTATCGCGAACGGCAACATGATTGTCGACATGATTCCGACTTTAAACTTTCTCTCGAGTACAACAGAATCAACATCAATATCGTTAGGAATCTTTAATTCTTCCGATCCCGTATATTCACCATTAATAACAGCAATTTTCTTACCTGTTGAGCCAGGATACTTATAGATTGCAACAGGGCCATAATAAGTGACATTAATCTGCCCCGCAACCCAATGCGGATACAATGTAATATTCTGATTGTCAGTATAAGTGGCCCCTAAGCCATAAACCTTATCGCCACCATCTTGAGTGGCCCATCCATCTTGAGAATAGCCGTCACGAGTGAAGCCACCAGCTTTTGCTAACATCAGTCCTTCATCATAATATTTCTTTTGGCTACTAACAGAACCCGTAGCATTCGAACCCGCAGCATACGTAATCGTAAAAGAAACTTTATCCCATGCTGGATACAAGACAATAGGTGCATTTGCCGTATAGCTAGCCCCAAAATCATAAACTTTCTTTCCATTATACGAAGTAGCCCAACCCACTTGGTCAAAACCCAAGCGCTGGAAATGCCCCTTAGACGCAAGAGTCAAAGAGGTTCCATATTCCTTAATCTGGTCCGAAACAGAACCATACGACTCATTGTCTGCCAAGTATGTTATTTTATATGTTTTATTAGACCACTTTGCATAAAGCGTCTTATCGCCTGATGATCCCTGAATTATTTGGGTTGCTTTTTGAGTAAATCCAGCATCATAGAACCACCCCTCAAAATCTTTTCCTTCAGCTGCGGTCGGATTGGCAAGCACTATCGTCGATGATTCAATGTTATACGAATCCTGATTATTCCCCTTATCCACAGCGCCATTCAACACATAAGAAATATTAAATTTTTTGAGGTTCCAGTTAGCATATAAAACAAAGCTATGATCGATAGGCGTTTCAAATTTGAATGTATTTGTACACGACTCTTCCGTATACCAATTCACAAACTCATAACCTTCATCAGCAACCGGATTTTCTGGTTTTGCAACCGTGTTGCCAGACTCTAAACGGACATAAGTTACCGTTGTTTGACCATGCTTATTCGCATTGAATGTCACTGTGTAAGTTTCAACATCCGTCCATACAGCATTAAGTTTAAG is a window encoding:
- a CDS encoding InlB B-repeat-containing protein — translated: MKGNSFMTRFFTLVCLVLGMGQAFAAWDGISKDEPTKEGDTYIIDTESKLAWYAENYTKGNAKLTADLDLNGKLWTPIAAGIGNKSYSKVFDGNGHIIKNLYVNGSELAAIDKQYAQNLGLIAVLGSGTVKNLTLENVDIQASTNAGDILGLDQQISVGAFVGWMNESENNLVDACMVTGTIKTTGNGQGVGGIVGNAKKGTISNCLSFVEIQASGKNAYVGGIIGLIKIHVNVYSCVYVGPGVKTGKDGAVGAIAGYVSASPTPGTLVTKNVFFEYDENEKIDGIGKVDEGCDVTDGTKRVDFSNTDNTVVSLNDEENETKPWSVGETTLLLNGYGPDGYKIVFDADGGTFADGATFKNKVLHAGMVIVADEVGKPSRKDSTFKGWAFTKGSESPATDLGTVTVSDTLFAVWAPVYEIIFDVSIPGGEHIEKVIRVTKGDVITVDGLGDLPTKYCSAYVSGNEGECQTWSYFTGWANTNVSSTKVVDLSTVVAEEGLKLNAVWTDVETYTVTFNANKHGQTTVTYVRLESGNTVAKPENPVADEGYEFVNWYTEESCTNTFKFETPIDHSFVLYANWNLKKFNISYVLNGAVDKGNNQDSYNIESSTIVLANPTAAEGKDFEGWFYDAGFTQKATQIIQGSSGDKTLYAKWSNKTYKITYLADNESYGSVSDQIKEYGTSLTLASKGHFQRLGFDQVGWATSYNGKKVYDFGASYTANAPIVLYPAWDKVSFTITYAAGSNATGSVSSQKKYYDEGLMLAKAGGFTRDGYSQDGWATQDGGDKVYGLGATYTDNQNITLYPHWVAGQINVTYYGPVAIYKYPGSTGKKIAVINGEYTGSEELKIPNDIDVDSVVLERKFKVGIMSTIMLPFAIDTSKFKGGKIYRFFTIGEFDKKWTVKIQRIYTPKVQANIPYFVMPAETDLNFIGPVTLNTEVEPQTPEPLTTYNNWEYRGVYRYKVFGNTPADLGYVYGFAGEERNNKRVGEFVKAGVEAYIHPLRGYLINNNRALKKAQNGSLGGFGSGISREIHVEIVDENDNVVDSGTFDTVTGEIRLNGWFDVKGRRLKAKPTARGNYYHNGKHVIIK